The Raphanus sativus cultivar WK10039 chromosome 2, ASM80110v3, whole genome shotgun sequence genome includes a region encoding these proteins:
- the LOC108833821 gene encoding uncharacterized protein LOC108833821 has protein sequence MYSKREKTFHFTSFKGLYMGSLDICNKKLKFQDLRLRNQPKISEAWWEMLDKCFMSNHLVESPSGELFFIKWYTLCIRREDEEWIMMHSVTKRFMVFRQDEKSKDFYYTDDIRDLCIFLGQSEAFCLSASMYPGLKPNSIYYIGSGLGSYNLASGTVRSFDPPRGKPLLVHYPYWLHPTNSIA, from the exons ATGTATTCCAAGAGAGAGAAAACCTTCCACTTCACCAGTTTCAAGGGTCTTTACATGGGTTCTTTGGATATATGCAATAAGAAGCTTAAGTTTCAAGACCTACGCCTACGTAACCAGCCTAAGATTTCAGAGGCATGGTGGGAGATGTTGGACAAGTGTTTCATGAGCAACCATTTAGTGGAATCTCCCTCTGGTGAATTATTCTTCATCAAATG GTACACACTTTGCATTCGCAGAGAGGATGAGGAATGGATAATGATGCACAGCGTAACTAAGCGGTTCATGGTGTTTAGGCAAGATGAGAAGAGCAAAGACTTTTATTACACTGATGATATTAGAGATCTCTGCATCTTCCTTGGCCAGAGTGAAGCCTTCTGTCTCTCGGCTAGCATGTATCCAGGACTCAAACCTAACTCCATCTATTACATTGGCTCTGGACTTGGATCTTACAATCTAGCTTCCGGTACGGTCCGTTCCTTTGATCCCCCACGTGGTAAACCCTTGCTGGTCCATTACCCTTACTGGCTTCATCCCACTAATTCCATTGCGTAA